One Aminivibrio pyruvatiphilus DNA window includes the following coding sequences:
- the rsmG gene encoding 16S rRNA (guanine(527)-N(7))-methyltransferase RsmG codes for MNSGTKGDTPVDHVEEQLLSSRGEILKRYGNLLASYGGKIRLTGPSDPEILWNDHILDCLFTVSRLPDKGRILDVGSGGGLPGLVWAICRPDLEVTLLDSVKKKCGALEEMAAELELPNVRVLWGRCEEYALRERETFSLAGARAVAGTGILLEYLSPFVAVGGTVMAMKGPLYTEELEPLQGRWNRLGLAAPSIVPYGGEEKKRFLILWKKNAPCSSRFPRKTGMAEKTFWWR; via the coding sequence ATGAACTCTGGAACGAAAGGGGACACGCCGGTGGACCACGTGGAAGAACAGCTTCTCTCCTCCCGGGGCGAAATCCTGAAACGGTACGGGAACCTCCTCGCCTCCTATGGCGGGAAAATTCGCCTGACGGGGCCCAGCGATCCTGAAATACTCTGGAACGACCACATTCTTGACTGTCTTTTCACCGTTTCCCGTCTACCCGACAAGGGACGGATTCTCGATGTGGGCTCGGGAGGAGGTCTTCCCGGCCTTGTCTGGGCCATCTGCCGTCCAGATCTCGAAGTGACCCTCCTTGACAGCGTGAAAAAGAAGTGCGGCGCCCTGGAGGAAATGGCCGCTGAACTGGAGCTTCCCAACGTCCGGGTCCTCTGGGGAAGGTGCGAGGAATACGCCCTGCGGGAACGGGAAACCTTCTCCCTCGCAGGCGCCCGGGCAGTGGCCGGAACGGGGATCCTCCTTGAGTACCTGTCACCCTTCGTGGCCGTGGGCGGAACTGTTATGGCCATGAAGGGCCCTCTGTACACCGAAGAACTCGAACCGCTCCAGGGCAGATGGAACAGGCTCGGCCTCGCCGCTCCGTCCATTGTTCCCTACGGCGGCGAAGAAAAAAAGAGATTTCTTATTCTATGGAAGAAAAACGCCCCCTGTTCATCCAGGTTTCCCCGGAAGACGGGCATGGCGGAAAAAACATTCTGGTGGAGGTGA
- a CDS encoding efflux RND transporter periplasmic adaptor subunit — MNTNSGRTNNSRGRIRRLLRKVVYVLLAIAAAAWGAVLLRPSPVPVKVMEIAAGPFTVTVSEEGKTAIRSRYTVSSPVAGFLNRTVLRAGDPVRRGETVLAVLDAEPSGLLSPRALAEGEARLRAAEAARSMRKAELDRARVGFDLAKKQFERIDRLLPSGGIAKQDWDIAENRMQLLSRETKAAEFALRMAEFDAEQARSSLIQGPEKGRPSEPVRILSPVDGYVLKVFEESARPVQAGTPLLEVGDPDDLEGETDLFSADAAGVVPGMDVSIEGWGGDRPLRGRVSAVERSGFTKVSALGVEEQRVKVRVDILDPVPPGYRLGDRFRIVVRIVVRSDGGVLQVPLSALFRRGTEWHVFTAGGGKARDRKVETGDSNGIMAEVLSGLDEGDLVILHPSGNIRDGVKVVQE; from the coding sequence ATGAACACGAATTCCGGACGGACCAACAACAGCAGGGGAAGGATCCGGAGACTGCTCAGGAAGGTTGTGTACGTGCTGCTCGCCATAGCCGCCGCGGCCTGGGGAGCCGTACTCCTGAGGCCCTCCCCCGTTCCGGTGAAGGTCATGGAAATCGCCGCCGGCCCCTTCACCGTCACCGTCTCCGAAGAGGGAAAGACGGCCATCCGGAGCCGGTACACTGTGTCCTCCCCCGTGGCGGGGTTTCTGAACAGGACGGTGCTCAGGGCCGGCGATCCCGTCCGGCGGGGAGAGACCGTCCTTGCCGTCCTCGATGCCGAACCGTCGGGTCTTCTCTCCCCCAGGGCCCTCGCCGAAGGGGAAGCCCGTCTCCGGGCGGCGGAGGCGGCCCGGTCCATGAGGAAGGCCGAACTGGACCGGGCGAGGGTGGGCTTCGACCTGGCGAAAAAACAGTTCGAGCGGATAGACCGCCTTCTGCCCTCCGGAGGCATCGCGAAGCAGGACTGGGACATAGCGGAAAACAGGATGCAGCTTCTCTCGAGGGAGACAAAGGCGGCGGAATTCGCCCTCCGCATGGCGGAATTCGATGCGGAACAGGCCCGGTCCTCCCTCATCCAGGGGCCGGAGAAGGGCAGGCCTTCCGAGCCGGTGCGGATTCTTTCCCCCGTGGACGGGTACGTGCTGAAGGTCTTCGAGGAGAGCGCCAGGCCGGTGCAGGCGGGAACACCCCTTCTCGAGGTGGGGGATCCGGACGACCTGGAGGGCGAGACGGATCTTTTTTCCGCCGATGCCGCCGGGGTGGTGCCCGGAATGGACGTTTCCATCGAGGGCTGGGGAGGAGACAGGCCCCTGAGAGGCAGGGTGTCCGCCGTTGAACGGAGCGGTTTCACAAAGGTGTCAGCCCTCGGCGTGGAGGAGCAGAGGGTGAAGGTCCGTGTCGACATCCTCGATCCGGTTCCCCCCGGCTATCGTCTGGGAGACCGGTTCCGCATCGTGGTGCGGATCGTGGTCCGGTCGGACGGCGGGGTTCTCCAGGTGCCCCTCAGCGCCCTCTTCAGGCGGGGGACGGAATGGCATGTCTTCACCGCCGGGGGAGGAAAGGCCCGGGACAGGAAGGTGGAAACGGGAGACAGCAACGGAATTATGGCGGAAGTGCTCTCGGGACTTGATGAGGGTGACCTGGTGATTCTTCACCCGTCAGGAAATATCCGGGACGGGGTGAAGGTGGTGCAGGAATAG
- a CDS encoding ABC transporter permease, which produces MRAIDRKLLRDLSGMKGQMTAIALVMACGLSMMIMARGLVVSLEETERTYYGTSRFADVFCGLKRAPLSLESALSSLPGIAAAETRVTGVLNLDIPGMKEPVDGMVFSLPEDRPQRLNLLHLKAGRLPGPGRRDEIAVSSGFAGAHGFLPGDELEGTVYGVRRRFRITGIAMSPEFIYETRAGEMLPDPRRFGVFWMNSGELSRVLGLEGAFNSLSVRLSPGADGEEVKAGIDRLLEPYGGLTAYDREDHPSAKLMRDEIRQLKGFSVAFPAVFLAVAAFMTSAALTRLVKLQRQQIAQLKAFGYSPFSVGAHFLKFALVPAAAATLLSLTLGMWAGRAFVSLYHRFFQLPYLQFIPDWAALAAGIGATASAVALGVLGAVRRAAALPPAEAMRPEPPADFSPSRLEKMGIHRLVPPSFRMALRNLERRPWQAVFTALGLALAAAIPVLPGAMADGVEYLMESQWSLAQRQDATAALLEPGGPEAFTALARFPGVLSAEPFRAVPVVLRTGHRKWRTAVTGLPRNPELNRLLGRDGREMALPPAGLLMSEKLAEILGLAPGDEVTAEVREGRRPVVRTVLSGTVSDYAGVAVYMEIEALRKLLGEEGTVSGAYLAVDSLRWDDFLAEVKKTPGIASVASTAAVLENFRSTTAEMMGLSQAIYYVFSIIVSFGVIYNGARIALSERGRDLATLRVLGFTRREVSGILVSELALLTLAAVGPGLVLGRWLTEAVMESAGSETMRFPVIITGRTYVMAAATVLLSSLFSFAVVTRRIASLDLLGVLKSGE; this is translated from the coding sequence ATGAGGGCCATCGACAGGAAGCTTCTCCGGGATCTCTCCGGGATGAAGGGGCAGATGACCGCCATAGCCCTCGTCATGGCCTGCGGCCTGTCCATGATGATCATGGCCAGGGGGCTCGTGGTCTCCCTGGAGGAGACGGAACGGACCTACTACGGCACCTCCCGGTTCGCCGACGTTTTCTGCGGGCTGAAACGGGCGCCCCTTTCCCTGGAGTCCGCCCTCTCGTCCCTTCCCGGGATCGCCGCCGCGGAGACCAGGGTCACGGGCGTCCTGAACCTGGACATTCCTGGAATGAAGGAGCCCGTGGACGGCATGGTCTTTTCCCTTCCGGAGGACCGTCCCCAGCGGCTGAACCTTCTTCACCTGAAGGCAGGACGCCTGCCCGGACCGGGCCGGAGGGACGAGATAGCGGTAAGCAGCGGCTTTGCCGGGGCCCACGGCTTTCTGCCGGGCGACGAGCTGGAGGGGACGGTCTACGGGGTCCGCCGGCGGTTCCGGATCACAGGCATCGCCATGTCGCCGGAATTCATCTACGAGACCAGGGCGGGAGAGATGCTCCCGGATCCCCGGCGGTTCGGCGTCTTCTGGATGAACAGCGGGGAACTGTCCCGGGTCCTCGGCCTGGAAGGGGCCTTCAACAGCCTCTCGGTGCGTCTCTCCCCGGGGGCCGACGGAGAAGAGGTCAAGGCCGGCATCGACAGGCTGCTCGAACCCTACGGGGGGCTCACGGCCTACGACCGGGAGGATCACCCCTCCGCGAAGCTCATGAGGGACGAGATACGGCAGCTGAAGGGGTTTTCCGTGGCCTTCCCGGCGGTGTTCCTGGCCGTGGCGGCCTTCATGACCAGCGCCGCCCTGACCCGCCTGGTGAAGCTCCAGAGACAGCAGATAGCCCAGCTGAAGGCCTTCGGCTATTCTCCCTTTTCCGTGGGAGCCCATTTCCTGAAATTCGCCCTCGTCCCCGCCGCCGCGGCCACCCTCCTCAGCCTTACCCTCGGCATGTGGGCGGGGCGGGCTTTCGTCTCCCTCTACCACCGGTTTTTCCAGCTTCCCTACCTCCAGTTCATCCCGGACTGGGCTGCACTGGCGGCGGGGATCGGCGCCACGGCCTCCGCCGTCGCCCTGGGAGTCCTCGGCGCGGTGCGCCGGGCGGCTGCTCTCCCTCCCGCCGAGGCCATGCGGCCCGAGCCGCCGGCGGATTTCTCCCCCTCCCGCCTTGAAAAAATGGGAATCCACAGGCTTGTCCCCCCTTCTTTCCGGATGGCCCTCAGAAATCTGGAACGGAGACCATGGCAGGCCGTTTTCACCGCCCTCGGCCTGGCCCTGGCCGCGGCGATACCCGTCCTTCCCGGCGCCATGGCGGACGGGGTGGAGTACCTCATGGAATCCCAGTGGTCCCTCGCCCAGCGGCAGGATGCCACGGCGGCTCTTCTCGAGCCCGGCGGGCCGGAGGCCTTCACCGCCCTGGCACGCTTTCCCGGGGTGCTCTCCGCGGAGCCCTTCCGGGCCGTTCCCGTGGTTCTGAGGACGGGCCACCGGAAGTGGAGGACCGCCGTCACGGGCCTTCCCCGAAATCCGGAGCTCAACCGCCTTCTCGGCCGGGACGGCAGGGAGATGGCACTGCCGCCGGCAGGGCTCCTCATGTCGGAAAAACTGGCGGAAATTCTCGGGCTGGCCCCGGGGGACGAGGTGACGGCGGAAGTGAGGGAGGGGAGGCGGCCCGTGGTGCGTACGGTGCTCTCCGGCACAGTGTCCGATTACGCCGGAGTGGCGGTCTACATGGAAATCGAAGCCCTCCGGAAGCTCCTCGGCGAGGAGGGAACGGTGAGCGGGGCCTATCTGGCCGTGGATTCCCTCCGGTGGGACGACTTTCTCGCGGAGGTGAAGAAAACGCCCGGAATCGCTTCCGTGGCCTCCACCGCCGCCGTGCTCGAGAATTTCCGCAGCACCACCGCCGAGATGATGGGCCTGTCCCAGGCGATCTACTATGTTTTTTCCATCATCGTCTCCTTCGGGGTCATCTACAACGGCGCCAGGATCGCCCTTTCGGAGAGGGGAAGGGACCTTGCCACCCTCCGGGTTCTCGGGTTCACCAGGCGGGAAGTGTCGGGAATTCTCGTCTCGGAACTCGCCCTGCTGACCCTTGCGGCAGTGGGGCCGGGGCTGGTGCTGGGGCGGTGGCTCACCGAAGCCGTCATGGAGTCGGCGGGAAGCGAGACCATGCGGTTTCCCGTGATCATCACCGGGCGGACCTACGTCATGGCCGCAGCCACGGTACTGCTCTCCTCCCTCTTTTCCTTTGCCGTGGTGACAAGGAGAATTGCCTCCCTGGACCTGCTCGGCGTGCTGAAATCAGGAGAATGA
- a CDS encoding Rossmann-like domain-containing protein codes for MDRKGGTAMGLYEEIQERLLSARDGELESLVLGWKGSAVVLKDGRWGIGAVPPGGGATLSPREDHTRRLLLSGAKDLAKLLVSPYPQEYAAASAAAAAIAPAPEEGLPLESLLPLPGGERVSLVTPDPWVTDFLRDWNWNISVFDDGRRGLNVFPEWTASQHLNSSGWVWLTAEVFRTRSFFSLLPFLSGKKVVLQGPGIPFLPDVYGQAGISFLVLPETSGTDGSAAMQYVASGGTPWTCPDLRWRVHPVSGQGRQG; via the coding sequence ATGGACCGGAAGGGGGGAACGGCCATGGGACTGTACGAGGAAATTCAGGAGCGGCTCCTTTCAGCCCGCGATGGGGAACTGGAATCCCTTGTTCTCGGCTGGAAGGGAAGCGCCGTGGTGCTGAAGGACGGACGCTGGGGGATCGGCGCGGTGCCGCCCGGAGGGGGAGCGACCCTTTCCCCCCGGGAAGACCATACAAGGCGCCTTCTGCTCTCGGGGGCGAAGGATCTCGCGAAGCTTCTCGTTTCACCCTACCCCCAGGAATATGCCGCCGCTTCCGCAGCCGCAGCCGCCATCGCCCCCGCGCCGGAAGAGGGCCTTCCTCTGGAGAGCCTCCTGCCCCTTCCCGGTGGGGAACGGGTGTCCCTGGTGACCCCCGACCCCTGGGTAACCGATTTTCTCCGGGACTGGAACTGGAATATTTCCGTTTTCGACGACGGCAGGAGGGGCCTGAACGTCTTTCCGGAATGGACGGCCTCCCAGCACCTGAACTCCTCCGGATGGGTGTGGCTTACCGCCGAGGTCTTCAGAACACGTTCGTTTTTCTCTCTTCTCCCCTTTCTGTCAGGAAAAAAGGTGGTTCTCCAGGGGCCCGGAATTCCCTTTCTCCCGGACGTCTACGGACAGGCCGGCATTTCATTTCTCGTCCTCCCGGAGACTTCCGGGACGGATGGGTCGGCGGCGATGCAGTACGTGGCTTCCGGGGGCACTCCCTGGACGTGCCCTGATCTTCGCTGGCGGGTTCACCCCGTGAGCGGGCAGGGGAGACAGGGATGA
- a CDS encoding ROK family protein, with product MKAVGVDLGGHKIAAALVEDGHILRRISEPTSGREPDGILSQIAVMVKSLGACADCPVGVGIPGVLDADRETALLLPNFSGWNGLPLRKMLSSKIGLPVAMENDANCHALGEGWGGAAVGMDDFLLLALGTGIGGAIVTGGRILKGFHGMAGEPGHLVVGSGEPCGCGSHGHLEGISGADALERQARAMGLQPDLKYLWTRRTDPAVAPLWDRGLDHLAKGIASAVHLLDPQAVILGGGLSRGENFLAVLRPRVLDYLAAPFRKTLDLRLSLLGNDAATIGAAALTRS from the coding sequence ATGAAAGCAGTGGGAGTGGACCTCGGAGGACACAAGATCGCCGCCGCCCTCGTGGAGGACGGCCATATTCTCCGGCGGATCTCCGAGCCCACTTCCGGACGGGAACCCGACGGGATCCTCTCCCAGATCGCCGTCATGGTGAAATCCCTGGGCGCCTGCGCCGACTGCCCCGTGGGCGTAGGCATCCCCGGGGTGCTCGACGCTGACCGGGAAACGGCCCTTCTGCTTCCCAATTTCTCCGGCTGGAACGGCCTTCCCCTCCGGAAAATGCTCTCCTCGAAAATCGGCCTCCCCGTGGCCATGGAAAACGACGCCAACTGCCACGCCCTCGGCGAAGGCTGGGGAGGAGCCGCCGTCGGAATGGACGATTTCCTTCTCCTTGCCCTCGGAACGGGCATCGGAGGAGCCATCGTCACCGGCGGCCGTATTCTGAAGGGGTTTCACGGCATGGCGGGGGAGCCGGGACACCTGGTGGTGGGCTCGGGGGAACCCTGCGGCTGCGGCTCCCACGGGCACCTCGAGGGGATCAGCGGGGCGGACGCCCTGGAGCGCCAGGCCCGGGCAATGGGGCTGCAGCCGGACCTGAAGTACCTGTGGACCCGCAGGACCGACCCCGCGGTGGCGCCCCTCTGGGACAGGGGACTCGACCACCTCGCCAAGGGCATCGCCTCGGCGGTCCACCTCCTGGATCCCCAGGCCGTCATCCTCGGCGGGGGACTGAGCAGGGGAGAGAATTTTCTCGCCGTCCTCAGGCCGAGAGTGCTGGACTACCTTGCTGCCCCTTTCCGGAAGACCCTGGACCTCAGGCTGAGCCTCCTCGGGAACGACGCCGCCACCATCGGCGCTGCCGCCCTGACCCGAAGCTGA
- a CDS encoding thermonuclease family protein has translation MTRLLAAAAALVSAAILSLAGLRGGPDVQSLLSAAGIEVHDGDTISAPLNGERTTIRYLLIDTPELHHPRRGKEELALEAAGANRTLISSGPLRLEFDEELRDRYGRLLAYVWVFLPEGELLVNEELVRRGLALPLIIPPNGKHAGRIFSAMEEAARDGAGLWNRSENRVFTPSQVWSEATVLAGSFVTVRMTLERAEERGRRIFLSQGKLTVTAYRNPRTEGLLALGKGDRVTVRGKVLLSPRGCEIPVASVLQVSRDSDG, from the coding sequence ATGACCCGCCTCCTGGCAGCGGCCGCGGCCCTGGTGTCGGCGGCCATTCTTTCCCTGGCGGGCCTCAGAGGCGGCCCGGACGTGCAATCCCTGCTCTCGGCGGCGGGTATCGAGGTTCACGACGGGGACACCATTTCGGCTCCCCTGAACGGAGAGCGGACCACGATCCGCTACCTCCTGATCGACACTCCGGAACTCCACCATCCCCGCCGGGGAAAGGAAGAACTTGCCCTCGAAGCGGCCGGGGCGAACCGGACCCTCATTTCCTCGGGGCCCCTCCGCCTGGAGTTCGACGAGGAACTCCGGGACCGGTACGGAAGGCTCCTTGCCTATGTCTGGGTTTTCCTTCCGGAAGGAGAGCTGCTGGTGAACGAGGAACTGGTGCGGCGGGGACTTGCCCTGCCGCTGATCATTCCCCCCAACGGAAAACACGCCGGCAGGATCTTTTCGGCCATGGAAGAGGCCGCCCGGGACGGGGCGGGCCTCTGGAACCGTTCGGAAAACAGGGTCTTCACCCCTTCCCAGGTGTGGAGCGAGGCCACGGTTCTGGCAGGCAGCTTCGTCACTGTGCGGATGACCCTGGAGAGAGCGGAGGAGCGGGGACGAAGAATCTTTCTTTCCCAGGGAAAACTCACCGTCACCGCCTACCGGAATCCCCGCACGGAGGGTCTTCTTGCTCTCGGGAAGGGCGACAGGGTGACGGTCCGGGGCAAGGTCCTTCTTTCTCCCCGGGGATGCGAGATTCCCGTGGCCTCTGTCCTGCAGGTCAGCCGGGATTCCGACGGGTGA
- a CDS encoding CDP-alcohol phosphatidyltransferase family protein, whose amino-acid sequence MTKDHLQKLRAIANWRRIIPTLVTLSALFFGFASILSTLESMRLGVPALLARSAQYIMLALILDGLDGNLARWLKGSTDFGAELDTFVDFSAFGAAPAVLLYALLLHGPSPFWRTILPSAIVFSGALRLSKFRLKDPLRGQGGFIGLPITVNSSWIALSAFAAQVLYPDDHILVTGPVSMVFQFLIIVMISLQLSNLRYPKPSNKVKYFAPAALVVLLLWILSETYAAWIASILVLGCLAYVLTGPMIHKRSALKRAEH is encoded by the coding sequence ATGACGAAGGACCATCTCCAGAAGCTCCGGGCCATTGCCAACTGGCGCCGGATCATACCTACCCTGGTGACCCTTTCGGCGCTGTTCTTCGGCTTCGCCAGCATCCTTTCGACCCTGGAATCCATGCGGCTCGGCGTGCCGGCCCTCCTTGCCCGCTCCGCCCAGTACATCATGCTCGCCCTCATCCTGGACGGACTGGACGGCAACCTCGCCAGGTGGCTCAAGGGGTCCACCGACTTCGGCGCCGAGCTCGACACCTTCGTGGACTTCTCCGCCTTCGGAGCCGCCCCGGCGGTGCTGCTTTACGCCCTGCTGCTCCACGGGCCGAGCCCCTTCTGGAGGACCATCCTGCCCTCGGCCATTGTCTTCTCCGGGGCCCTGCGCCTCTCCAAGTTCCGGCTGAAGGATCCCCTCCGGGGTCAGGGAGGCTTCATCGGCCTTCCCATCACCGTCAACTCGTCCTGGATCGCCCTCTCAGCCTTCGCCGCCCAGGTCCTGTACCCGGACGACCACATCCTGGTCACGGGCCCGGTCTCCATGGTCTTCCAGTTCCTGATCATCGTCATGATCTCCCTGCAGCTTTCGAACCTCAGGTACCCCAAGCCCTCGAACAAGGTGAAATACTTCGCCCCGGCGGCCCTGGTGGTTCTTCTGCTGTGGATCCTCAGCGAAACCTACGCCGCGTGGATCGCCTCCATTCTCGTGCTGGGCTGCCTCGCCTACGTCCTTACGGGGCCCATGATCCACAAGCGGTCCGCACTGAAGCGGGCGGAGCACTAG
- a CDS encoding ABC transporter ATP-binding protein, with amino-acid sequence MENREIFPGREAGEGRTGTPLFRASSITKFYHQGTQTEVRALDGVDLELFDGELAVLLGASGSGKSTLLNILGGLDIPTGGRLFYREDELTGADEDLLTAFRRNSVGFVFQFYNLIPSLTARENVALVTEIAPDPMSPEEALELVGLGDRMDHFPSQLSGGQQQRVAIARAIAKRPEVLLCDEPTGALDVKTGITVLEAVEKVNRELGTLAVVITHNAAIADMADRVIFLSAGKITSIRGNERRMPARSLSW; translated from the coding sequence ATGGAGAACCGCGAAATTTTTCCCGGACGGGAAGCCGGCGAGGGAAGGACGGGCACTCCCCTCTTCCGGGCATCGTCAATCACAAAGTTTTATCACCAGGGAACCCAGACCGAGGTCCGCGCCCTTGACGGGGTGGATCTCGAGCTCTTCGACGGCGAGCTGGCGGTGCTCCTGGGCGCGTCGGGAAGCGGCAAGTCCACCCTTCTCAACATCCTCGGCGGCCTGGACATCCCCACGGGAGGACGGCTCTTCTACCGGGAGGACGAGCTCACCGGGGCCGATGAGGACCTGCTCACCGCCTTCCGCAGGAATTCCGTGGGCTTTGTCTTCCAGTTCTACAACCTCATTCCCAGCCTGACCGCAAGGGAAAACGTGGCGCTGGTCACGGAAATCGCCCCGGACCCCATGAGCCCCGAGGAAGCCCTTGAACTCGTCGGCCTGGGGGACAGGATGGACCATTTCCCCTCCCAGCTCTCCGGGGGTCAGCAGCAGCGGGTGGCCATCGCCCGGGCCATCGCGAAGCGCCCGGAAGTCCTCCTGTGCGACGAACCCACCGGGGCTCTCGACGTCAAAACCGGCATCACCGTCCTCGAGGCCGTGGAAAAGGTGAACAGGGAACTGGGAACCCTGGCGGTGGTGATCACCCACAACGCCGCCATCGCCGACATGGCGGACCGCGTCATCTTTCTCTCCGCCGGGAAGATCACGTCCATCCGGGGGAACGAACGGCGCATGCCGGCACGTTCCCTCTCCTGGTGA
- a CDS encoding phosphatidylserine decarboxylase gives MKFRPEVKPFLLASAAFGAVMFLLFMLFGVSGGTSLFLGLLLANLSAGYMLFFFRDPDRATPSDPGLVVAAASGKIAKIAEVYEGDYLKTDTVRISIFLSLFDVHVNRFPIGGYSTFLGYFPGKRLFTFDEKSSEVNQHNTILVRGEGTSCLITQIVGPVCRRVVYWLRPDKTVSVRRGQRFGMMKFGSRLDMYFPKGDIEIVANIGDQVSAGQTVIARIVKKENQ, from the coding sequence ATGAAATTCCGTCCAGAGGTCAAACCGTTTCTTCTTGCTTCGGCGGCGTTCGGAGCGGTCATGTTCCTGCTGTTCATGCTCTTCGGCGTGTCCGGCGGCACGTCCCTGTTCCTCGGCCTGCTGCTGGCCAACCTTTCGGCTGGCTACATGCTCTTTTTCTTCCGGGATCCCGACAGGGCCACTCCGTCCGACCCGGGCCTGGTCGTCGCGGCGGCGAGCGGAAAGATTGCCAAGATCGCCGAGGTCTACGAAGGGGACTACCTGAAGACCGACACCGTGCGGATCAGCATCTTCCTCAGCCTGTTCGACGTCCACGTCAACCGCTTCCCCATCGGGGGGTACTCCACGTTCCTCGGATACTTCCCCGGAAAGAGGCTCTTCACCTTTGACGAGAAGTCCTCCGAGGTAAACCAGCACAACACCATCCTCGTCAGGGGAGAAGGAACCTCCTGCCTCATCACGCAGATCGTGGGCCCCGTGTGCCGGAGGGTGGTCTACTGGCTCCGTCCCGACAAGACGGTGTCCGTGAGGAGAGGGCAGCGGTTCGGCATGATGAAGTTCGGCTCCCGGCTCGACATGTACTTCCCCAAGGGGGATATCGAAATAGTTGCGAACATCGGCGACCAGGTTTCCGCAGGCCAGACGGTCATCGCCCGGATCGTGAAGAAGGAGAACCAGTAA
- a CDS encoding ParA family protein, which translates to MLILTVSNQKGGVGKTTTCVNLAAELGRLGYSVLAVDIDPQANCTSGLGISPEDFELSLYDVLLGEAEAKDAVIPTRWEGVSILPATIDLAGAEIELASVISRETRLRRHLRSLNSFDVAIVDCPPSLGMLTINALVASDKLIIPIQCEYYALEGVGQLSKTIGLVRDSLNSELEISGVLLTMYDSRTRLSNEVADEVRRQFGSVAFSSVIPRNVRLSEAPSHAAPIGYYDPSSTGAQAYGDLAREVSGLWLKRAH; encoded by the coding sequence ATGCTTATTCTCACGGTTTCAAACCAAAAGGGCGGAGTAGGAAAAACGACCACGTGCGTCAATCTTGCGGCTGAACTGGGCCGGCTAGGCTATTCCGTCCTCGCTGTGGACATCGACCCCCAGGCGAACTGCACCAGCGGCCTGGGCATATCACCCGAAGACTTCGAACTCAGCCTGTACGACGTGCTCCTCGGCGAGGCCGAGGCGAAGGACGCCGTAATACCCACCAGGTGGGAAGGAGTCTCCATTCTTCCTGCCACCATCGACCTGGCGGGAGCGGAAATAGAGCTTGCCAGCGTCATCAGCAGGGAGACGAGGCTGAGGCGGCATCTCCGGTCCCTCAACAGTTTCGACGTGGCCATCGTGGACTGCCCCCCGTCCCTGGGCATGCTGACCATCAACGCCCTGGTCGCCTCCGACAAGCTCATCATCCCCATCCAGTGTGAATATTACGCCCTGGAAGGGGTGGGCCAGCTCTCGAAAACCATCGGCCTCGTGAGGGACAGCCTCAACTCCGAACTTGAAATCAGCGGGGTGCTCCTGACCATGTACGACTCGAGAACCAGGCTTTCCAACGAGGTGGCCGACGAGGTACGGCGCCAGTTCGGCAGCGTGGCCTTCTCTTCCGTCATCCCGAGGAACGTCAGGCTCTCCGAGGCTCCGAGCCATGCAGCCCCCATAGGCTATTACGACCCCTCCTCCACCGGGGCGCAGGCATACGGGGATCTTGCCAGGGAGGTGTCAGGACTGTGGCTAAAGCGCGCGCACTAG
- a CDS encoding UDP-2,3-diacylglucosamine diphosphatase, with product MNPLKYRSIFLSDLHLGTRWCRAGNLSGFLSSVECENLYLVGDIIDGWNMGPRQNWPASHASVLRSILSLAGRTAVTYIPGNHDEFMNRFDGQSLAGVRIRSSAVHTGADGRRYLVVHGHQFDVVMLYSRWLAWAGDRAYGFAQQLNSGVNFIRSLAGREYWSLSSFLKNRVKRAVKYFSRYESRIARSVREMDASGIICGHIHNPAVRAFQGVKYFNCGDWVDNCSALVEHLDGVMEIVRWFDRKGESPSLRPAERALGVPAAD from the coding sequence ATGAACCCGCTGAAATACAGATCGATCTTTCTCTCCGACCTCCATCTCGGAACCCGCTGGTGCCGGGCCGGAAACCTCTCCGGCTTTCTTTCCTCCGTGGAATGCGAGAACCTGTATCTCGTGGGGGACATCATAGACGGGTGGAACATGGGCCCCAGGCAGAACTGGCCGGCGTCCCACGCGTCGGTGCTCCGCTCCATCCTCTCCCTCGCGGGCAGGACGGCGGTGACCTATATTCCGGGAAACCACGACGAGTTCATGAACCGGTTCGACGGCCAGTCCCTCGCCGGTGTCAGAATACGATCCAGTGCTGTGCACACCGGGGCCGACGGCAGAAGGTACCTTGTGGTCCACGGGCACCAGTTCGACGTGGTGATGCTCTACAGCCGGTGGCTCGCCTGGGCGGGCGACAGGGCCTACGGTTTTGCCCAGCAGCTGAACTCGGGAGTCAACTTTATCCGCTCTCTCGCGGGGCGGGAATACTGGTCCCTTTCCTCCTTTCTCAAAAACAGGGTGAAGAGGGCGGTGAAGTATTTCAGCCGGTACGAGAGCCGCATCGCCAGGTCGGTCAGGGAAATGGACGCCTCGGGAATCATCTGCGGGCACATCCATAATCCGGCAGTCCGGGCCTTCCAGGGAGTGAAGTACTTCAACTGCGGCGACTGGGTGGACAACTGCTCGGCCCTGGTGGAGCACCTCGACGGCGTCATGGAGATCGTCCGGTGGTTCGACCGGAAGGGCGAATCTCCCTCCCTCCGCCCGGCGGAAAGAGCCCTCGGCGTCCCTGCGGCCGACTGA